From a single Anaerolineales bacterium genomic region:
- the ychF gene encoding redox-regulated ATPase YchF — protein sequence MKLGIIGLPQSGKTTIYNAITRGNAPTTASAGRIEVHQAVVDVPDPRVDALSKMFNPKKTIYAKVTYADIAGLETGSAKSGISGQLLNQLNQMDGLLLVVRAFESDLVMHPSGSVNPLRDVEMMTGELLLNDLIAVERKLERLTDERKKGGTDKALNARQTELFEKLHATLSENKPLRDMEFTAEEAKELSSFGLLSRKPILTVFNLGEGQSAPDAGGLDHPSVALMGKLEMEIAQLSAEDAALFMEEYGIKELSLNRMINLSYELLKEQTFFTVGEDEVRAWVTHRGATAQEAAGEIHTDLSRGFVRAEVVAYEDLISLGSMNEAKAKGKLRLEGKEYRIKEGEIMHVRSSL from the coding sequence ATGAAACTAGGAATTATCGGACTGCCCCAATCTGGAAAGACGACCATTTACAATGCGATCACCCGCGGCAACGCCCCAACCACCGCCTCGGCGGGACGCATCGAAGTGCATCAAGCCGTGGTGGATGTCCCCGACCCGCGCGTGGATGCCCTCTCGAAAATGTTCAACCCGAAGAAAACGATCTACGCCAAGGTAACGTACGCGGATATTGCCGGACTGGAAACTGGTTCCGCCAAAAGCGGCATTTCCGGGCAGCTGTTGAATCAGCTCAACCAAATGGACGGGCTTCTGCTTGTGGTGCGCGCCTTCGAAAGCGACCTGGTCATGCACCCCAGCGGGAGCGTAAATCCGCTGCGCGATGTGGAGATGATGACCGGCGAATTACTGTTGAACGACCTGATCGCCGTGGAACGCAAACTGGAACGTCTCACTGACGAACGCAAAAAGGGCGGCACGGACAAGGCATTGAACGCGCGTCAAACCGAGTTGTTCGAGAAATTACACGCAACGCTCTCGGAGAACAAACCTTTGCGCGACATGGAATTCACTGCTGAAGAGGCAAAGGAACTGTCCAGTTTCGGCTTGTTGTCGCGCAAACCAATCCTGACCGTGTTCAATCTCGGCGAGGGACAGTCCGCCCCGGATGCCGGGGGGCTCGATCATCCCTCCGTGGCGTTGATGGGCAAACTGGAAATGGAGATCGCGCAATTGTCCGCCGAGGATGCCGCGCTTTTCATGGAGGAATATGGCATCAAGGAACTCAGCCTGAATCGCATGATCAACCTGTCCTACGAACTGCTGAAAGAACAGACTTTCTTCACGGTGGGCGAAGATGAAGTGCGGGCATGGGTCACGCACCGCGGCGCGACGGCGCAGGAAGCGGCGGGCGAGATCCACACCGATCTTTCGCGCGGATTCGTTCGGGCGGAGGTGGTGGCGTACGAAGACCTCATCAGCCTCGGATCCATGAATGAAGCGAAGGCGAAGGGCAAGTTGAGGCTCGAGGGCAAGGAATATCGCATTAAAGAAGGCGAGATCATGCACGTCCGCTCCAGCCTGTAA